Proteins encoded by one window of Conger conger chromosome 1, fConCon1.1, whole genome shotgun sequence:
- the LOC133122592 gene encoding mitochondrial amidoxime-reducing component 1-like yields MTNAFNDNRHALIYTAGVVLTALGLGFGYIFLKKTKKLTRVGVVSQLVIYPIKSGKGVSVNTAECLEMGLKCGQLKDRQWLVITEDGKQVTGRQEPRLVLVTMTSEGEHLYLNGPSMEELRIPLNQKGNPVFNCRVFSDDIQGRDCGDQASLWLTRYLDSGKTFRLVQYESQMTPRRPVKKVPLFPASEKVMFSDIAAVMLLSEASVADLNTRLERDVTAVQFRPNIVVSDCGAFAEDSWDQIQIGNVQLQRVMSCGRCIFTTVDPDTGIIDRKQPLETLKSYRLCNPSEKKIYKTSPLFGQYFCVKRRGYFQVGDPVYIMS; encoded by the exons ATGACAAATGCGTTTAATGACAACAGACACGCCCTGATATATACTGCTGGAGTCGTTCTGACTGCACTCGGATTGGGATttggatatatatttttgaaaaaaacaaaaaagcttaCTCGTGTAGGAGTAGTGTCGCAACTTGTTATCTACCCAATTAAATCTGGGAAAGGAGTAAGTGTGAACACAGCTGAATGTCTAGAAATGGGTTTGAAATGCGGCCAACTAAAGGACCG ACAATGGCTTGTGATCACCGAAGACGGGAAACAGGTGACGGGCCGACAAGAACCGCGCCTGGTGCTGGTGACAATGACGAGTGAGGGGGAACATCTGTATCTCAACGGGCCCTCCATGGAGGAACTGAGGATCCCTCTCAATCAAAAAGGCAACCCTGTCTTCAACTGCAG GGTGTTTAGTGATGACATTCAGGGCAGAGACTGTGGCGACCAGGCCTCTCTCTGGCTCACCCGCTACCTGGACTCTGGCAAGACTTTCCGCCTTGTGCAATACGAGTCACAAATGACCCCCAGGAGGCCAGTGAAGAAGGTGCCCCTCTTCCCTGCCAGTGAGAAG GTGATGTTCTCGGACATTGCTGCGGTCATGCTCCTGTCCGAGGCCTCGGTGGCTGACCTGAACACAAGACTGGAACGTGACGTCACTGCAGTCCAGTTCAGACCTAATATTGTTGTGAGCGACTGTGGTGCCTTTGCtgag GACTCCTGGGACCAAATCCAGATTGGCAATGTGCAGCTCCAACGAGTCATGTCCTGTGGCAG GTGTATTTTCACGACTGTCGATCCTGATACAGGCATTATAGACAGGAAACAACCTCTGGAGACTCTCAAGAG TTACCGTCTGTGCAACCCATCAGAGAAGAAAATCTATAAGACCTCCCCGCTGTTTGGACAGTACTTCTGTGTCAAGAGAAGGGGATATTTTCAGGTTGGAGATCCTGTGTACATAATGAGCTGA